A window from Kwoniella pini CBS 10737 chromosome 1, complete sequence encodes these proteins:
- a CDS encoding inosine-5'-monophosphate dehydrogenase, which yields MSQSNGHASSSANPNAPVRPASLLKASDALSYLDEYPRGDGLSLHELMDSRKNGGLTYNDFLMLPGHIDFPASVVSLQSKVTKNISLNSPFLSSPMDTVTEDRMAIALALHGGLGIIHHNCSAEDQAAMVRKVKKYENGFITDPVCLKPDNTVGDVLDIKARFGFCGVPITETGKMNGKLVGIVTGRDVQFQDSEAPVRSVMTTDIVTGSAGITLEQANNLLRDSKKGKLPIIDSNGNLVSLVARSDLLKNQNYPLASKVPESKQLYCGAAIGTRPGDRDRLKLLVEAGLDVVVLDSSQGNSIFQIEFIKWIKSTFPKLDVIAGNVVTREQAAQLIVAGADGLRIGMGSGSICITQEVMAVGRPQGTAVYAVSEFASRFGVPTIADGGIGNIGHIAKALSLGASAVMMGGMLAGTTESPGEYFYHEGKRVKVYRGMGSIEAMEHTQRGSVASKNAILSTAADNAATARYFSETDSVKVAQGVSGDVADKGSLSKFIPYLYTGLQHSLQDSGVKSVVDLQNGCRAGTVRFELRTASAQLEGGVHGLNSYTKRLFA from the exons ATGTCCCAATCTAACGGACacgcttcttcttctgctaaTCCCAATGCCCCCGTGCGACCAGCAAGCTTGCTCAAAGCTTCTGACGCTCTCTCTTACCTAGACGAATACCCTAGAGGAGACGGTCTTTCTCTCCATGAGCTCATGGATTCCAGAAAGAACGGTGGTCTCACTTATAATGATTTCTTGATGTTACCTGGTCACATTGACTTCCCTGCTTCCGTTGTATCTCTTCAATCCAA AGTAACCAAAAACATCTCACTAAACTCCCCATTCCTCTCCTCTCCTATGGACACCGTCACTGAAGACCG AATGGCTATTGCCCTTGCTTTACACGGTGGTCTTGGTATTATCCACCACAACTGCTCTGCTGAAGATCAAGCAGCCATGGTTAGAAAGGTTAAAAAATACGAGAACGGTTTCATCACCGACCCAGTCTGCTTGAAACCCGATAATACCGTTGGGGATGTATTAGATATTAAGGCTAGATTCGGTTTCTGTGGTGTTCCCATCACTGAAACCGGTAAAATGAACGGTAAACTCGTTGGTATCGTCACCGGTAGGGACGTTCAATTCCAAGATTCCGAAGCTCCAGTGAGATCAGTTATGACCACCGATATAGTCACTGGATCGGCTGGCATCACTCTTGAACAAGCCAACAACCTCCTCAGAGATTCCAAGAAGGGTAAATTACCCATCATCGATTCAAACGGAAACCTCGTATCCCTTGTCGCTCGATctgatttgttgaagaacCAAAATTACCCTCTTGCTTCCAAAGTTCCCGAATCTAAACAATTATACTGTGGTGCTGCTATCGGTACCCGACCAGGAGACCGAGATAGATTGAAGTTGCTCGTTGAAGCTGGTCTCGACGTTGTTGTTTTAGATTCTTCTCAAGGAAACTCCATTTTCCAGATtgaattcatcaaatggatcaaatCAACCTTCCCTAAACTCGATGTCATTGCCGGTAATGTCGTCACTAGAGAACAAGCCGCTCAATTGATTGTAGCTGGAGCAGATGGTCTTAGAATCGGAATGGGTTCAGGATCAATCTGTATCACCCAAGAAGTTATGGCTGTAGGTCGACCTCAAGGTACTGCCGTTTACGCCGTTTCTGAATTCGCCTCTCGATTCGGTGTACCAACCATCGCTGATGGTGGTATCGGTAACATTGGACACATCGCCAAAGCCCTTTCATTAGGTGCTTCAGCAGTCATGATGGGTGGTATGTTAGCTGGTACAACAGAATCTCCAGGAGAATATTTCTATCACGAGGGCAAACGAGTCAAAGTTTATAGAGGTATGGGTTCTATCGAAGCTATGGAACATACTCAACGTGGATCAGTTGCCTCGAAGAACGCCATTTTGTCCACTGCAGCTGACAACGCCGCTACTGCTCGATACTTCTCCGAGACAGATTCCGTCAAGGTAGCTCAAGGTGTATCTGGTGATGTTGCCGATAAAGGTTCTCTTTCCAAATTTATACCTTACTTGTACACTGGTTTACAACACTCTTTACAAGATAGTGGTGTCAAATC TGTTGTCGATTTACAAAACGGATGCCGGGCTGGTACCGTTCGATTCGAACTTCGTACCGCTTCCGCTCAATTAGAAGGTGGTGTACACGGATTGAACTCCTACACCAAGAGATTGTTCGCATAA